One window from the genome of Glycine soja cultivar W05 chromosome 12, ASM419377v2, whole genome shotgun sequence encodes:
- the LOC114377926 gene encoding uncharacterized protein LOC114377926 isoform X2: MLHSQCHHHLLFPLTLAHHKVKPPLSILPPLHHKPTILHSVSASAIPPWAAQLADAAADIDTEGPVELPFSSTPSIFATSDDPSPIQVASSVLLTGAVSVFLFRSLRRRAQRVKQSQFRSSGEKSIKEEALDSLKAMGSASVKAKEDSASPVQALLGGISAGVIALILYKFATTIEAALNRQTISDNFSDNSEWLDLPCNICFWPEFPWFIPLFWPACPQIHHGRFN, translated from the exons ATGTTGCACTCTCAGTGCCACCACCACCTTCTCTTCCCACTCACACTCGCACACCACAAAGTTAAACCCCCTCTCTCCATTCTTCCTCCTCTTCACCACAAACCCACCATTCTCCACTCTGTTTCGGCTTCAGCCATTCCTCCATGGGCCGCGCAACTCGCCGATGCAGCAGCAGACATTGACACAGAGGGCCCTGTTGAACTTCCATTCTCTTCCACTCCTTCCATTTTCGCCACCTCCGACGACCCTTCGCCCATCCAAGTCGCTTCCAGTGTTCTCCTCACCGGCGCCGTCTCCGTCTTCCTCTTCCGCTCCCTCCGCCGCAGGGCTCAACGTGTCAAACAATCC CAATTCAGGTCTTCAGGAGAGAAGTCGATAAAGGAAGAAGCATTGGATAGCTTGAAAGCTATGGGGTCGGCTTCAGTGAAGGCTAAGGAGGATTCAGCTTCACCTGTTCAGGCATTGCTTGGGGGAATATCTGCTGGAGTTATTGCTCTTATTCTCTACAAGTTTGCCACTACCATTGAGGCAGCTCTAAACCGACAGACAATTTCAGATAACTTCTCT GACAATAGTGAATGGCTTGACCTACCTTGCAACATTTGTTTTTGGCCTGAATTCCCTTGGTTTATTCCTTTATTCTGGCCAGCTTGCCCTCAAATCCATCATGGGAGATTCAACTGA
- the LOC114377926 gene encoding uncharacterized protein LOC114377926 isoform X1, with the protein MLHSQCHHHLLFPLTLAHHKVKPPLSILPPLHHKPTILHSVSASAIPPWAAQLADAAADIDTEGPVELPFSSTPSIFATSDDPSPIQVASSVLLTGAVSVFLFRSLRRRAQRVKQSQFRSSGEKSIKEEALDSLKAMGSASVKAKEDSASPVQALLGGISAGVIALILYKFATTIEAALNRQTISDNFSVRQITITIRTIVNGLTYLATFVFGLNSLGLFLYSGQLALKSIMGDSTEKETESKSTDQPNLSNSSNESSTDKTELSSRKEEQSSNDAQ; encoded by the exons ATGTTGCACTCTCAGTGCCACCACCACCTTCTCTTCCCACTCACACTCGCACACCACAAAGTTAAACCCCCTCTCTCCATTCTTCCTCCTCTTCACCACAAACCCACCATTCTCCACTCTGTTTCGGCTTCAGCCATTCCTCCATGGGCCGCGCAACTCGCCGATGCAGCAGCAGACATTGACACAGAGGGCCCTGTTGAACTTCCATTCTCTTCCACTCCTTCCATTTTCGCCACCTCCGACGACCCTTCGCCCATCCAAGTCGCTTCCAGTGTTCTCCTCACCGGCGCCGTCTCCGTCTTCCTCTTCCGCTCCCTCCGCCGCAGGGCTCAACGTGTCAAACAATCC CAATTCAGGTCTTCAGGAGAGAAGTCGATAAAGGAAGAAGCATTGGATAGCTTGAAAGCTATGGGGTCGGCTTCAGTGAAGGCTAAGGAGGATTCAGCTTCACCTGTTCAGGCATTGCTTGGGGGAATATCTGCTGGAGTTATTGCTCTTATTCTCTACAAGTTTGCCACTACCATTGAGGCAGCTCTAAACCGACAGACAATTTCAGATAACTTCTCT GTCCGCCAGATAACCATCACCATTAG GACAATAGTGAATGGCTTGACCTACCTTGCAACATTTGTTTTTGGCCTGAATTCCCTTGGTTTATTCCTTTATTCTGGCCAGCTTGCCCTCAAATCCATCATGGGAGATTCAACTGAAAAGGAAACTGAAAGTAAAAGCACTGATCAGCCAAATTTATCAAATTCATCCAATGAGAGTTCCACAGATAAGACTGAATTGAGCAGCAGGAAGGAAGAACAAAGTTCAAATGATGCACAATAG
- the LOC114380016 gene encoding uncharacterized protein LOC114380016: MESDRERPHRSTSSSSSTSELFVCFTSRLSSSSMKLSSKSILSPSRSRDPPQISLSSSLSRRLRSNGSIKGGGGGGQASPMFPTGGGGKRRGGCGFENPEPSSPKVTCIGQVRVKTKKQGKKMRARSKRRGEASFRKGEQHQQQQVGANANASATNLNLNLNPDLTRQSSQGFQHHQNCLKHRNNQRWVHLPLTICEALREFNCFFPCRSSCMSSEKEKEKGGGGGVEGGGHGMMREGSCGNTNNAVGRWLVALQDGDGKGRGIELVMEEEMEVSGRERSNSQRRHVFEDIDVDLVVGEEEQKKHEEVVGGEEEEKARVSICIPPKNALLLMRCRSDPVKMAALANRFWESPVHKDRCQEEQDEEEQNIKTKEDEQLEEVQEEQVEREAIEDSICERETETAVVATEDEEQEGKESYEIESREILESKEFGEVKEEEEKGDEEEAANGGNAVGKGETLTHPEAHSDLENLRTEEKEVDLQEGKEEERENNESSELSSTSETVAASDQENDGAEPETDTNSDPEEEEEKESEPKEQPQQPDTNSDPESKERENGSKCQEREREGLPECLLLMMCEPKLSMEVSKETWVCSTDFIRWLPERPAAGGGSKRVAGETFTKSKPKPKPPQPMMQLPRSSCSLPAAGGSAGVSMAAMIEQKLVGSKSGNGYEPFVLTRCKSEPMRSSAKLAPEACFWNNRKLEPHPPAAQLGVGAPAGVGF; encoded by the coding sequence atggaatCAGATAGAGAGAGACCCCATCGCAGCACAAGTAGCAGTAGCAGCACAAGCGAGTTGTTTGTTTGCTTCACTTCCCGTTTGTCCTCTTCATCCATGAAACTCTCATCCAAGTCCATTCTCAGCCCAAGCCGCAGCAGAGACCCTCCTCAGATTTCCCTCTCTTCCTCCCTCAGCAGGAGACTCAGGAGCAATGGCAGCATCaagggtggtggtggtggtggccaAGCATCTCCAATGTTCCCAACCGGTGGTGGTGGCAAGAGAAGAGGAGGCTGTGGCTTTGAGAATCCTGAACCTTCTTCTCCCAAAGTCACTTGCATTGGCCAGGTGAGGGTGAAGACCAAGAAGCAAGGGAAGAAGATGAGGGCAAGGTCCAAGAGGAGGGGTGAAGCTAGCTTCAGGAAGGGTGAACAACATCAACAGCAACAAGTTGGTGCTAATGCTAATGCAAGTGCAACAAatctgaatctgaatctgaatcCAGATCTCACTAGACAAAGCAGCCAAGGGTTTCAGCATCACCAGAACTGTTTGAAGCATAGGAATAATCAGAGATGGGTGCATCTTCCCTTGACTATATGTGAGGCTTTGAGGgagtttaattgtttttttccttGTAGGTCTTCTTGCATGTcaagtgagaaggaaaaagagaaaggtggtggtggtggagtgGAAGGAGGAGGACATGGGATGATGAGAGAGGGTTCATGTGGGAATACTAATAATGCTGTTGGGAGGTGGCTGGTGGCTTTGCAAGATGGGGATGGGAAGGGGAGGGGTATTGAGCTTGTGATGGAGGAGGAGATGGAGGTCAGTGGGAGAGAGAGGAGTAATAGTCAGAGGAGGCATGTGTTTGAGGACATTGATGTTGATTTGGTGGTGGGAGAGGAGGAACAGAAGAAGCATGAGGAGGTAGTGGGTGGAGAGGAGGAAGAGAAAGCTAGAGTTAGCATATGTATTCCTCCCAAGAATGCTCTTTTGTTGATGAGATGCAGATCTGATCCGGTTAAGATGGCTGCTTTGGCTAACCGGTTTTGGGAATCTCCTGTTCACAAAGACAGATGtcaagaagaacaagatgaagaagaacaaaacatcaaaacaaaaGAAGATGAACAACTAGAGGAAGTACAGGAAGAACAAGTTGAAAGAGAAGCCATAGAAGATAGCATTTGTGAGAGAGAAACAGAAACTGCTGTTGTGGCCActgaagatgaagaacaagaagGGAAAGAAAGCTATGAAATTGAAAGCAGAGAAATCCTGGAAAGCAAAGAATTTGGTGAAgtaaaagaggaagaagaaaagggtgatgaagaagaagcagcaaatGGAGGAAATGCCGTTGGAAAAGGTGAAACTTTAACACACCCAGAAGCTCATTCAGATCTAGAGAACCTTAGAACCGAAGAAAAAGAGGTTGATCTCCAAGAGggtaaagaagaagagagagaaaacaacGAAAGCTCGGAACTTTCTTCCACCTCAGAAACCGTCGCAGCTTCAGATCAAGAAAACGACGGAGCAGAACCAGAAACAGACACGAATTCGGATCcggaggaggaagaagagaaagagagcGAACCGAAGGAACAACCTCAGCAACCAGACACGAATTCGGATCCGGAGTCAAAGGAGCGAGAAAACGGGTCAAAGTgccaagagagagaaagagaagggttGCCGGAGTGCTTGCTGCTGATGATGTGCGAGCCGAAGCTGTCGATGGAGGTGTCTAAAGAAACGTGGGTGTGCAGCACCGACTTTATACGGTGGCTGCCGGAGAGACCCGCCGCCGGCGGCGGCAGCAAGAGGGTCGCCGGAGAAACGTTTACAAAGTCCAAGCCGAAGCCGAAGCCACCTCAGCCGATGATGCAGCTGCCAAGGTCATCGTGCTCGTTACCGGCGGCGGGAGGCAGTGCCGGAGTGTCGATGGCGGCGATGATCGAGCAGAAGCTGGTGGGGTCCAAATCGGGTAACGGGTACGAGCCGTTTGTGCTCACGCGCTGCAAGTCGGAGCCGATGCGGTCCTCGGCTAAGCTCGCGCCGGAGGCTTGTTTCTGGAACAACAGGAAGCTCGAGCCGCACCCCCCGGCGGCTCAGCTTGGAGTCGGTGCGCCGGCTGGTGTTGGGTTCTGA